One window from the genome of Streptomyces sp. NBC_01476 encodes:
- a CDS encoding nuclear transport factor 2 family protein: MTDRPPLPPFDHDAALRKVQAAEDAWNTRDPERVAGAYTADSVWRNRDTFVTGREEIVAFLTAKWERELEYALRKNLWAFHENRIAVRFQYECHDAAGQWWRSYGNELWEFDEHGLMRRREASINDLAIDESERRIFGPRPESEHGVDFPVA; encoded by the coding sequence ATGACCGACCGCCCGCCGCTGCCGCCCTTCGACCACGATGCCGCGCTGCGCAAGGTCCAGGCGGCGGAGGACGCCTGGAACACCCGCGACCCCGAGCGGGTCGCCGGCGCCTACACGGCCGACTCGGTCTGGCGCAACCGGGACACCTTCGTCACCGGCCGCGAGGAGATCGTCGCCTTCCTCACCGCCAAGTGGGAGCGGGAGCTGGAGTACGCGCTCCGCAAGAACCTCTGGGCGTTCCACGAGAACCGCATCGCGGTCCGCTTCCAGTACGAGTGCCATGACGCCGCCGGCCAGTGGTGGCGCTCCTACGGCAACGAGCTGTGGGAGTTCGACGAGCACGGGCTGATGCGGCGCCGCGAAGCCAGCATCAACGACCTGGCGATCGACGAGTCCGAGCGCCGTATCTTCGGACCCCGCCCGGAGAGCGAGCACGGGGTCGACTTCCCCGTCGCGTGA
- a CDS encoding M55 family metallopeptidase, whose protein sequence is MKIFISSDMEGTAGVVDWSQCRQGQSEYEYYRLLLQAEVNAAIEGAAAGGATGFLVNDSHSTMANLRPDALARRARYLSGRHKPLYMMQGLDASFDGVFFVSYHGSMSGEHATLSHTYNPAAIAEVRLNGVVAGESGINALVALGHGVPVVLITGDDTTAAELEPFSPGTVGAVVKSSVSRFAADSLHPDEAREVIHDAARRAVEGLPAAALPRIELPATLTVRMRNPDLAEMATWVSGVEADPADPVTVRITDGDPIRLYRTFITVVLLTRGIAE, encoded by the coding sequence GTGAAGATCTTCATCTCCTCCGACATGGAGGGCACCGCCGGGGTGGTGGACTGGTCGCAGTGCCGCCAGGGCCAGTCGGAGTACGAGTACTACCGGCTGCTGCTGCAGGCAGAGGTCAACGCGGCCATCGAGGGCGCGGCGGCCGGCGGGGCGACCGGCTTCCTGGTCAACGACTCGCACTCCACGATGGCCAATCTGCGGCCCGACGCGCTGGCCCGCCGGGCCCGGTATCTGTCCGGCCGCCACAAGCCGCTGTACATGATGCAGGGCCTGGACGCGTCCTTCGACGGCGTGTTCTTCGTGTCCTACCACGGCTCGATGTCGGGTGAGCATGCCACCTTGTCGCACACCTACAACCCGGCAGCCATCGCCGAGGTGCGGCTGAACGGTGTGGTCGCCGGCGAGAGCGGCATCAACGCGCTGGTCGCGCTCGGCCATGGCGTACCGGTGGTGCTGATCACCGGGGACGACACCACGGCCGCGGAGCTGGAGCCGTTCAGCCCGGGTACGGTCGGCGCCGTGGTGAAGTCGTCGGTGTCGCGGTTCGCCGCGGACAGCCTGCATCCGGACGAGGCCCGGGAGGTGATCCATGACGCGGCCCGGCGGGCGGTCGAGGGGCTGCCGGCCGCGGCGCTGCCGCGGATCGAGCTGCCGGCCACGCTCACGGTGCGGATGCGGAACCCCGATCTCGCCGAGATGGCCACCTGGGTCAGCGGGGTCGAGGCCGACCCGGCGGATCCGGTGACGGTGCGCATCACCGACGGGGACCCGATCCGGCTGTACCGCACCTTCATCACCGTGGTGCTGCTCACCCGCGGCATCGCGGAGTGA
- a CDS encoding N(4)-(beta-N-acetylglucosaminyl)-L-asparaginase, producing MPEAVIIGSERSEIGLPTGRDVLRRGGSALDAVEAAMRRCEDNPADHYVGTAGLPNAQGVVELDASLMLGSGRQFGAVGALRGYPNPISVARAVLEKLPQHSLLVGEGAALFAAECGFATADLLTDESRALWHKQVRQSRESVEGENTAATDGDARYRESALALIRRLAPHDGPWGTINIIALDAAGEMCVGVSTSGYPYKYPGRVGDSALPGAGNWCDLRAGGAACTGRGELSMRGGTARTIVDLLAAGRDPSDACRDALADAATLPDEFRAELRALALTPDGRHGGAAGQEGSVYALMTDASTEPEFRPRSVL from the coding sequence ATGCCGGAAGCGGTGATCATCGGCAGCGAGCGCAGCGAGATCGGGCTGCCGACCGGAAGGGACGTGCTGCGGCGCGGCGGGTCGGCGCTCGACGCGGTGGAGGCCGCGATGCGGCGCTGCGAGGACAACCCGGCCGACCACTATGTGGGCACCGCGGGGCTGCCCAACGCGCAGGGCGTGGTCGAGCTGGACGCGTCCTTGATGCTGGGCTCGGGGCGGCAGTTCGGTGCGGTGGGCGCGTTGCGCGGCTATCCGAACCCGATCTCGGTGGCCCGGGCGGTACTGGAGAAGCTGCCGCAGCACAGCCTGCTGGTGGGCGAGGGCGCGGCGCTCTTCGCCGCGGAGTGCGGCTTCGCCACGGCCGATCTGCTCACCGACGAGTCGCGGGCGCTGTGGCACAAGCAGGTCCGCCAGTCACGGGAGTCGGTGGAGGGCGAGAACACCGCCGCCACCGACGGCGACGCCCGCTACCGGGAGAGCGCGCTCGCGCTGATCCGCCGGCTGGCGCCGCACGACGGCCCGTGGGGCACCATCAACATCATCGCGCTGGACGCCGCCGGGGAGATGTGCGTCGGCGTGTCCACCTCGGGCTACCCGTACAAGTACCCGGGCCGGGTGGGCGACTCGGCGCTCCCCGGGGCCGGCAACTGGTGCGATCTGCGGGCCGGCGGGGCGGCCTGCACCGGCCGCGGCGAGCTGAGCATGCGCGGCGGCACCGCCCGTACGATCGTCGACCTGCTGGCGGCCGGCCGGGACCCGTCCGACGCCTGCCGGGACGCGCTCGCCGACGCGGCGACGCTGCCGGACGAGTTCCGCGCCGAGCTGCGGGCGCTCGCCCTCACCCCGGACGGGCGGCACGGCGGCGCGGCCGGGCAGGAGGGCAGCGTCTACGCCCTCATGACGGACGCCTCCACCGAGCCGGAGTTCCGGCCCAGGAGCGTGCTGTGA
- a CDS encoding SDR family NAD(P)-dependent oxidoreductase: MTTPQHSINSGFGARSTAAEVLAGVDLSGKLALVTGGYSGIGVEATRALAGAGAHVVVPARRPDAAREALAKIDGVEVDELDLADQASVAAFAGRFLDSGRTIDYVINSAAVMAAPKSTVGPGWESQFGINHLGHYALVNRLWPAIARGRGRVVAVSSSGHRRSGIRWDDIDFTQGYDKWAAYGQAKTANALFALHLDKLAEPAGVRAFSVHPGGILTPLQRHLSRQEMVDFGWVDADGNQINHNFKTTEQGAATQVWAATSRLLDGLGGVYCEDCDIAEPISDDDNTTMSGVRSWATDPEQAARLWALSAERTGVDAFAS; the protein is encoded by the coding sequence ATGACGACACCGCAGCACAGCATCAACTCAGGGTTCGGCGCCCGCAGCACCGCCGCCGAGGTCCTGGCAGGCGTCGACCTGTCCGGGAAGCTCGCGCTGGTGACCGGCGGTTACTCCGGCATCGGCGTGGAGGCGACCCGCGCGCTGGCCGGCGCCGGCGCCCACGTCGTGGTACCGGCCCGCCGGCCGGACGCCGCCCGGGAGGCCCTCGCCAAGATCGACGGCGTGGAGGTGGACGAGCTGGACCTGGCCGACCAGGCATCGGTCGCCGCCTTCGCCGGCCGGTTCCTCGACTCCGGCCGCACGATCGACTACGTGATCAACAGCGCGGCGGTGATGGCCGCCCCGAAGTCCACCGTCGGCCCCGGCTGGGAGTCGCAGTTCGGCATCAACCACCTCGGCCACTACGCCCTGGTGAACCGGCTCTGGCCGGCCATCGCCCGCGGCCGCGGCCGGGTGGTCGCCGTCTCCTCCAGCGGCCACCGCCGCTCCGGCATCCGCTGGGACGACATCGACTTCACCCAGGGCTACGACAAGTGGGCCGCGTACGGGCAGGCGAAGACCGCCAACGCGCTCTTCGCGCTCCACCTGGACAAGCTCGCCGAACCGGCCGGGGTGCGGGCCTTCTCGGTCCACCCGGGCGGCATCCTCACCCCGCTGCAGCGGCACCTGTCCCGCCAGGAGATGGTCGACTTCGGCTGGGTGGACGCCGACGGCAATCAGATCAACCACAACTTCAAGACCACCGAGCAGGGGGCCGCCACCCAGGTGTGGGCGGCCACCTCCCGGCTGCTGGACGGCCTGGGCGGGGTCTACTGCGAGGACTGCGACATCGCGGAGCCGATCTCGGACGACGACAACACCACCATGAGCGGGGTGCGCTCCTGGGCCACCGACCCCGAGCAGGCGGCCCGGCTGTGGGCGCTGTCCGCCGAGCGGACCGGGGTCGACGCCTTCGCCTCCTGA